In Cuculus canorus isolate bCucCan1 chromosome 9, bCucCan1.pri, whole genome shotgun sequence, the following are encoded in one genomic region:
- the MRPL47 gene encoding 39S ribosomal protein L47, mitochondrial isoform X1, with translation MAAAAGMAALCGRLRGVLRLGSAAAGIPGSTLSLFHKSLVQVEPLHPLRFLHTTLSQKGLEEFFDDPQNWGEKAVKSGDAWNIKQLRGKSSEDLHKLWYVLLKEKNMLLTLEQESKRQLRPMPSPERLEKVKKSMKNIDLVVREREIALRLLQTGHEKPVPGEWRHDFLGRTYWYTYKEWPIPWYLNKKYKKRRFYYLPHVNHFIRLRLEKALRRRVRRRNLERKRQKVLKRKFPHLAVKSQSH, from the exons ATGGCGGCGGCCGCGGGCATGGCCGCGTTGTGCGGGCGCCTGAGGGGCGTGCTGCGGCTGGGCTCGGCGGCTGCCGGGATCCCCGG ATCGACACTGAGTCTGTTTCACAAGAGCCTAGTGCAAGTGGAACCCCTCCATCCATTGAGGTTTCTGCACACTACATTGTCTCAGAAGGGTCTGGAGGAATTTTTTGATGATCCACAAaactggggagaaaaagcagtcaAGTCTG gGGATGCATGGAATATAAAGCAACTAAGGGGCAAGAGCAGTGAAGACTTGCACAAACTTTG GTATGTcctactgaaggaaaaaaatatgcttttaactTTAGAGCAAGAATCAAAACGACAACTCAGGCCCATGCCAAGTCCAGAACGATTAGAAAAG GTAAAAAAGTCCATGAAAAATATAGACTTAGTTGTCCGAGAAAGAGAAATTGCTTTGAGGCTTTTACAGACTGGCCATGAAAAACCAGTACCTGGCGAGTGGAGACATGACTTCCTGGGCCGGACGTACTG GTACACTTACAAGGAATGGCCAATACCATGGTACTTGAACAAAAAGTACAAAAAGAGGAGATTCTATTACTTACCTCATGTGAATCATTTCATCAG ACTCAGACTTGAAAAAGCTCTACGTAGGAGGGTAAGAAGGCGAAACCTAGaaaggaagaggcagaaggTCTTGAAAAGGAAGTTCCCTCACCTTGCTGTAAAATCTCAGAGCCATTGA
- the ACTL6A gene encoding actin-like protein 6A isoform X2 → MEIDGDKGKQGGPTYYIDTNALRVPRENMEAISPLKNGMIEDWDSFQAILDHTYKMHIKSEASLHPVLMSEAPWNTRAKREKLTELMFEHYNIPAFFLCKTAVLTAFANGRSTGLILDSGATHTTAIPVHDGYVLQQGIVKSPLAGDFITMQCRELFQEMNIEIIPPYMIASKEAVREGSPANWKRKEKLPQVTRSWHNYMCNCVIQDFQASVLQVSDSTYDEQVAAQMPTVHYEFPNGYNCDFGAERLKIPEGLFDPSNVKGLSGNTMLGVSHVVTTSVGMCDIDIRPGLYGSVIVAGGNTLIQSFTDRLNRELSQKTPPSMRLKLIANNTTVERRFSSWIGGSILASLGTFQQMWISKQEYEEGGKQCVERKCP, encoded by the exons ATGGAGATTGATGGTGACAAAGGCAAACAAGGGGGCCCAACTTACTATATAGACACCAATGCCCTGCGAGTTCCGAGGGAAAACATGGAAGCCATTTCacctttaaaaaatggaatga TTGAAGACTGGGATAGTTTCCAGGCAATTTTGGATCACACTTACAAGATGCATATTAAATCTGAAGCAAGCTTGCATCCTGTCCTTATGTCTGAAGCACCA tgGAATACTAGAGCAAAGCGTGAAAAGCTAACGGAATTGATGTTTGAACACTACAACATCCCTGCCTTTTTCTTGTGTAAAACCGCTGTTCTAACAGC TTTTGCTAATGGCAGGTCTACAGGTCTCATTTTGGATAGTGGAGCAACACACACCACTGCTATTCCAGTGCATGATGGATACGTACTTCAGCAAG GTATTGTAAAATCACCACTTGCGGGAGACTTTATTACTATGCAGTGCCGGGAACTATTTCAGGAAATGAACATAGAGATAATTCCTCCATATATGATTGCTTCAAAG GAAGCAGTTCGTGAGGGGTCGCCGGCAaattggaagagaaaagagaagttaCCCCAGGTCACTAGGTCTTGGCACAACTACATGTGTAAT TGTGTCATTCAGGACTTCCAGGCTTCTGTCCTCCAAGTGTCAGACTCAACCTATGATGAACA GGTAGCAGCACAGATGCCAACAGTTCATTATGAGTTCCCCAACGGCTATAACTGTGACTTTGGTGCTGAGCGTCTAAAAATTCCTGAGGGATTGTTTGACCCTTCTAATGTAAAG GGTTTATCTGGTAACACGATGTTGGGTGTGAGCCACGTTGTCACAACAAGTGTTGGAATGTGTGATATTGACATCAGGCCG GGCCTTTATGGCAGCGTGATTGTAGCAGGAGGAAACACTCTGATACAGAGTTTCACAGACAGATTGAACAGAGAGCTGTCTCAGAAAACTCCACCG AGCATGCGCCTGAAGTTGATAGCAAACAACACAACAGTGGAGCGGAGGTTCAGCTCGTGGATTGGTGGATCGATTTTGGCGTCTTTG ggtACTTTTCAACAGATGTGGATTTCTAAACAAGAATACGAAGAAGGAGGGAAGCAATgtgtagaaagaaaatgtccTTAA
- the MRPL47 gene encoding 39S ribosomal protein L47, mitochondrial isoform X2: MLLTLEQESKRQLRPMPSPERLEKVKKSMKNIDLVVREREIALRLLQTGHEKPVPGEWRHDFLGRTYWYTYKEWPIPWYLNKKYKKRRFYYLPHVNHFIRLRLEKALRRRVRRRNLERKRQKVLKRKFPHLAVKSQSH; the protein is encoded by the exons atgcttttaactTTAGAGCAAGAATCAAAACGACAACTCAGGCCCATGCCAAGTCCAGAACGATTAGAAAAG GTAAAAAAGTCCATGAAAAATATAGACTTAGTTGTCCGAGAAAGAGAAATTGCTTTGAGGCTTTTACAGACTGGCCATGAAAAACCAGTACCTGGCGAGTGGAGACATGACTTCCTGGGCCGGACGTACTG GTACACTTACAAGGAATGGCCAATACCATGGTACTTGAACAAAAAGTACAAAAAGAGGAGATTCTATTACTTACCTCATGTGAATCATTTCATCAG ACTCAGACTTGAAAAAGCTCTACGTAGGAGGGTAAGAAGGCGAAACCTAGaaaggaagaggcagaaggTCTTGAAAAGGAAGTTCCCTCACCTTGCTGTAAAATCTCAGAGCCATTGA
- the ACTL6A gene encoding actin-like protein 6A isoform X1: protein MSGGVYGGDEVGALVFDIGSYTVRAGYAGEDCPKVDFPTAIGVVLERDNGSTLMEIDGDKGKQGGPTYYIDTNALRVPRENMEAISPLKNGMIEDWDSFQAILDHTYKMHIKSEASLHPVLMSEAPWNTRAKREKLTELMFEHYNIPAFFLCKTAVLTAFANGRSTGLILDSGATHTTAIPVHDGYVLQQGIVKSPLAGDFITMQCRELFQEMNIEIIPPYMIASKEAVREGSPANWKRKEKLPQVTRSWHNYMCNCVIQDFQASVLQVSDSTYDEQVAAQMPTVHYEFPNGYNCDFGAERLKIPEGLFDPSNVKGLSGNTMLGVSHVVTTSVGMCDIDIRPGLYGSVIVAGGNTLIQSFTDRLNRELSQKTPPSMRLKLIANNTTVERRFSSWIGGSILASLGTFQQMWISKQEYEEGGKQCVERKCP, encoded by the exons ATGAGCGGCGGCGTGTACGGGGGAG ATGAAGTTGGGGCTCTTGTTTTTGACATTGGCTCGTATACAGTGAGAGCAGGCTATGCAGGCGAAGACTGTCCAAAG GTTGATTTTCCAACAGCCATTGGTGTGGTGCTAGAACGGGACAATGGCAGCACCCTTATGGAGATTGATGGTGACAAAGGCAAACAAGGGGGCCCAACTTACTATATAGACACCAATGCCCTGCGAGTTCCGAGGGAAAACATGGAAGCCATTTCacctttaaaaaatggaatga TTGAAGACTGGGATAGTTTCCAGGCAATTTTGGATCACACTTACAAGATGCATATTAAATCTGAAGCAAGCTTGCATCCTGTCCTTATGTCTGAAGCACCA tgGAATACTAGAGCAAAGCGTGAAAAGCTAACGGAATTGATGTTTGAACACTACAACATCCCTGCCTTTTTCTTGTGTAAAACCGCTGTTCTAACAGC TTTTGCTAATGGCAGGTCTACAGGTCTCATTTTGGATAGTGGAGCAACACACACCACTGCTATTCCAGTGCATGATGGATACGTACTTCAGCAAG GTATTGTAAAATCACCACTTGCGGGAGACTTTATTACTATGCAGTGCCGGGAACTATTTCAGGAAATGAACATAGAGATAATTCCTCCATATATGATTGCTTCAAAG GAAGCAGTTCGTGAGGGGTCGCCGGCAaattggaagagaaaagagaagttaCCCCAGGTCACTAGGTCTTGGCACAACTACATGTGTAAT TGTGTCATTCAGGACTTCCAGGCTTCTGTCCTCCAAGTGTCAGACTCAACCTATGATGAACA GGTAGCAGCACAGATGCCAACAGTTCATTATGAGTTCCCCAACGGCTATAACTGTGACTTTGGTGCTGAGCGTCTAAAAATTCCTGAGGGATTGTTTGACCCTTCTAATGTAAAG GGTTTATCTGGTAACACGATGTTGGGTGTGAGCCACGTTGTCACAACAAGTGTTGGAATGTGTGATATTGACATCAGGCCG GGCCTTTATGGCAGCGTGATTGTAGCAGGAGGAAACACTCTGATACAGAGTTTCACAGACAGATTGAACAGAGAGCTGTCTCAGAAAACTCCACCG AGCATGCGCCTGAAGTTGATAGCAAACAACACAACAGTGGAGCGGAGGTTCAGCTCGTGGATTGGTGGATCGATTTTGGCGTCTTTG ggtACTTTTCAACAGATGTGGATTTCTAAACAAGAATACGAAGAAGGAGGGAAGCAATgtgtagaaagaaaatgtccTTAA